A single window of Gossypium arboreum isolate Shixiya-1 chromosome 13, ASM2569848v2, whole genome shotgun sequence DNA harbors:
- the LOC108462960 gene encoding guanosine nucleotide diphosphate dissociation inhibitor At5g09550 isoform X2, translated as MVCLLSPDRVWILFSIIVESSSWRTDLHSRRTSFLPFSPRNLSLMVLHMDRNDYYGGESTSLNLMQLWKHFKGNDKPPEQLGTSREYNVDMIPKFMMANGSLVRILIHTGVTKYLNFKAVDGSYVYKKKKIYKVPATDVEALKSPLMGLFEKRRARKFFIYVQDYDENDPKSHEKLDLNKVTAKELISKYGLEDDTIDFIGHALALHNEDSYLAQPALNFVKRMKLYAESLARFQGGSPYIYPLYGLGELPQAFARLSAVYGGTYMLNKPECKVEFDGDGKVIGVTSEGETAKCNKVVCDPSYLSDKVKKVGKVARAVCVMSHPIPDTNDSHSAQVILPQKQLGRKSDMYVFCCSYAHNVAPKGKYIAFVSAEAETDNPEQELKPGVDLLGSVDEIFYDTYDRYVPTNDHQADNCFISASYDSTTHFETTVIDVMEMYTKITGKVLDLSVDLSAASAAEE; from the exons ATGGTTTGTTTATTGTCTCCGGATCGAGTTTGGATTTTGTTTTCCATCATTGTCGAGAGCTCAAGCTGGAGGACAGATTTACACAGTAGGAGAACTTCATTCCTACCATTCTCACCAAGGAATTTGTCATTGATG GTTTTGCATATGGACAGAAATGATTATTACGGTGGAGAGTCTACTTCTCTTAATCTTATGCAg CTTTGGAAACATTTCAAGGGAAATGACAAACCTCCAGAACAGCTTGGCACAAGCAGGGAATATAATGTTGATATGATTCCCAAG TTCATGATGGCCAATGGCAGTCTGGTTCGTATTCTCATCCACACAGGTGTTACCAAGTATCTTAACTTCAAGGCCGTGGATGGGAGTTATGTGtacaaaaagaaaaaa ATCTATAAAGTTCCAGCAACTGATGTTGAGGCACTTAAATCACCATTGATGGGGCTGTTTGAGAAGCGCCGTGCCAGGAAGTTCTTCATTTATGTCCAAGACTACGACGAAAACGATCCAAAATCTCATGAAAAACTTGATCTCAACAAAGTAACAGCGAAAGAACTTATCTC AAAGTATGGACTTGAAGATGATACAATTGACTTTATTGGTCATGCCTTGGCACTCCACAATGAAGATAGTTACTTGGCTCAGCCAGCTTTGAACTTTGTTAAGAGAATGAAG CTCTATGCAGAGTCTTTGGCACGATTTCAAGGAGGATCTCCTTATATCTATCCACTATATGGACTTGGAGAATTGCCTCAG GCATTTGCACGTTTAAGTGCTGTTTATGGTGGTACTTACATGCTCAACAAGCCAGAATGTAAG GTAGAATTTGATGGTGATGGGAAAGTCATTGGAGTAACTTCTGAAGGCGAAACTGCTAAGTGCAACAAAGTTGTTTGCGATCCATCTTATTTGTCTGATAAG GTTAAGAAGGTTGGGAAAGTTGCTCGTGCTGTATGTGTAATGAGCCACCCTATTCCTGATACCAACGATTCTCACTCAGCTCAGGTTATTCTGCCTCAGAAGCAACTCGGTCGTAAATCAGACAT GTACGTCTTTTGTTGCTCCTATGCTCATAATGTAGCTCCCAAGGGAAAATACATCGCTTTTGTTTCAGCTGAAGCCGAGACTGACAACCCTGAGCAAGAGTTGAAGCCTGGGGTTGACCTACTGGGATCCGTAGATGAGATATTTTATGACACTTATGACAGATATGTGCCCACTAACGACCATCAAGCTGACAACTGCTTCATATCTGCT AGCTACGATTCGACAACACACTTCGAGACCACCGTCATCGATGTGATGGAGATGTACACCAAGATTACTGGAAAG GTTCTTGATTTATCGGTGGACCTGAGTGCTGCTAGTGCTGCTGAAGAATGA
- the LOC108462960 gene encoding guanosine nucleotide diphosphate dissociation inhibitor At5g09550 isoform X4: protein MDETYDVIVLGTGLKECILSGLLSVDGLKVLHMDRNDYYGGESTSLNLMQLWKHFKGNDKPPEQLGTSREYNVDMIPKFMMANGSLVRILIHTGVTKYLNFKAVDGSYVYKKKKIYKVPATDVEALKSPLMGLFEKRRARKFFIYVQDYDENDPKSHEKLDLNKVTAKELISKYGLEDDTIDFIGHALALHNEDSYLAQPALNFVKRMKLYAESLARFQGGSPYIYPLYGLGELPQAFARLSAVYGGTYMLNKPECKVEFDGDGKVIGVTSEGETAKCNKVVCDPSYLSDKVKKVGKVARAVCVMSHPIPDTNDSHSAQVILPQKQLGRKSDMYVFCCSYAHNVAPKGKYIAFVSAEAETDNPEQELKPGVDLLGSVDEIFYDTYDRYVPTNDHQADNCFISASYDSTTHFETTVIDVMEMYTKITGKVLDLSVDLSAASAAEE, encoded by the exons ATGGATGAAACATACGATGTGATAGTCCTAGGTACCGGCCTTAAGGAATGCATTCTCAGTGGTCTTCTCTCCGTTGATGGACTCAAA GTTTTGCATATGGACAGAAATGATTATTACGGTGGAGAGTCTACTTCTCTTAATCTTATGCAg CTTTGGAAACATTTCAAGGGAAATGACAAACCTCCAGAACAGCTTGGCACAAGCAGGGAATATAATGTTGATATGATTCCCAAG TTCATGATGGCCAATGGCAGTCTGGTTCGTATTCTCATCCACACAGGTGTTACCAAGTATCTTAACTTCAAGGCCGTGGATGGGAGTTATGTGtacaaaaagaaaaaa ATCTATAAAGTTCCAGCAACTGATGTTGAGGCACTTAAATCACCATTGATGGGGCTGTTTGAGAAGCGCCGTGCCAGGAAGTTCTTCATTTATGTCCAAGACTACGACGAAAACGATCCAAAATCTCATGAAAAACTTGATCTCAACAAAGTAACAGCGAAAGAACTTATCTC AAAGTATGGACTTGAAGATGATACAATTGACTTTATTGGTCATGCCTTGGCACTCCACAATGAAGATAGTTACTTGGCTCAGCCAGCTTTGAACTTTGTTAAGAGAATGAAG CTCTATGCAGAGTCTTTGGCACGATTTCAAGGAGGATCTCCTTATATCTATCCACTATATGGACTTGGAGAATTGCCTCAG GCATTTGCACGTTTAAGTGCTGTTTATGGTGGTACTTACATGCTCAACAAGCCAGAATGTAAG GTAGAATTTGATGGTGATGGGAAAGTCATTGGAGTAACTTCTGAAGGCGAAACTGCTAAGTGCAACAAAGTTGTTTGCGATCCATCTTATTTGTCTGATAAG GTTAAGAAGGTTGGGAAAGTTGCTCGTGCTGTATGTGTAATGAGCCACCCTATTCCTGATACCAACGATTCTCACTCAGCTCAGGTTATTCTGCCTCAGAAGCAACTCGGTCGTAAATCAGACAT GTACGTCTTTTGTTGCTCCTATGCTCATAATGTAGCTCCCAAGGGAAAATACATCGCTTTTGTTTCAGCTGAAGCCGAGACTGACAACCCTGAGCAAGAGTTGAAGCCTGGGGTTGACCTACTGGGATCCGTAGATGAGATATTTTATGACACTTATGACAGATATGTGCCCACTAACGACCATCAAGCTGACAACTGCTTCATATCTGCT AGCTACGATTCGACAACACACTTCGAGACCACCGTCATCGATGTGATGGAGATGTACACCAAGATTACTGGAAAG GTTCTTGATTTATCGGTGGACCTGAGTGCTGCTAGTGCTGCTGAAGAATGA
- the LOC108462960 gene encoding guanosine nucleotide diphosphate dissociation inhibitor At5g09550 isoform X1, translating to MVCLLSPDRVWILFSIIVESSSWRTDLHSRRTSFLPFSPRNLSLMVLHMDRNDYYGGESTSLNLMQLWKHFKGNDKPPEQLGTSREYNVDMIPKFMMANGSLVRILIHTGVTKYLNFKAVDGSYVYKKKKIYKVPATDVEALKSPLMGLFEKRRARKFFIYVQDYDENDPKSHEKLDLNKVTAKELISKYGLEDDTIDFIGHALALHNEDSYLAQPALNFVKRMKLYAESLARFQGGSPYIYPLYGLGELPQAFARLSAVYGGTYMLNKPECKVEFDGDGKVIGVTSEGETAKCNKVVCDPSYLSDKVKKVGKVARAVCVMSHPIPDTNDSHSAQVILPQKQLGRKSDMYVFCCSYAHNVAPKGKYIAFVSAEAETDNPEQELKPGVDLLGSVDEIFYDTYDRYVPTNDHQADNCFISALQSYDSTTHFETTVIDVMEMYTKITGKVLDLSVDLSAASAAEE from the exons ATGGTTTGTTTATTGTCTCCGGATCGAGTTTGGATTTTGTTTTCCATCATTGTCGAGAGCTCAAGCTGGAGGACAGATTTACACAGTAGGAGAACTTCATTCCTACCATTCTCACCAAGGAATTTGTCATTGATG GTTTTGCATATGGACAGAAATGATTATTACGGTGGAGAGTCTACTTCTCTTAATCTTATGCAg CTTTGGAAACATTTCAAGGGAAATGACAAACCTCCAGAACAGCTTGGCACAAGCAGGGAATATAATGTTGATATGATTCCCAAG TTCATGATGGCCAATGGCAGTCTGGTTCGTATTCTCATCCACACAGGTGTTACCAAGTATCTTAACTTCAAGGCCGTGGATGGGAGTTATGTGtacaaaaagaaaaaa ATCTATAAAGTTCCAGCAACTGATGTTGAGGCACTTAAATCACCATTGATGGGGCTGTTTGAGAAGCGCCGTGCCAGGAAGTTCTTCATTTATGTCCAAGACTACGACGAAAACGATCCAAAATCTCATGAAAAACTTGATCTCAACAAAGTAACAGCGAAAGAACTTATCTC AAAGTATGGACTTGAAGATGATACAATTGACTTTATTGGTCATGCCTTGGCACTCCACAATGAAGATAGTTACTTGGCTCAGCCAGCTTTGAACTTTGTTAAGAGAATGAAG CTCTATGCAGAGTCTTTGGCACGATTTCAAGGAGGATCTCCTTATATCTATCCACTATATGGACTTGGAGAATTGCCTCAG GCATTTGCACGTTTAAGTGCTGTTTATGGTGGTACTTACATGCTCAACAAGCCAGAATGTAAG GTAGAATTTGATGGTGATGGGAAAGTCATTGGAGTAACTTCTGAAGGCGAAACTGCTAAGTGCAACAAAGTTGTTTGCGATCCATCTTATTTGTCTGATAAG GTTAAGAAGGTTGGGAAAGTTGCTCGTGCTGTATGTGTAATGAGCCACCCTATTCCTGATACCAACGATTCTCACTCAGCTCAGGTTATTCTGCCTCAGAAGCAACTCGGTCGTAAATCAGACAT GTACGTCTTTTGTTGCTCCTATGCTCATAATGTAGCTCCCAAGGGAAAATACATCGCTTTTGTTTCAGCTGAAGCCGAGACTGACAACCCTGAGCAAGAGTTGAAGCCTGGGGTTGACCTACTGGGATCCGTAGATGAGATATTTTATGACACTTATGACAGATATGTGCCCACTAACGACCATCAAGCTGACAACTGCTTCATATCTGCT CTACAGAGCTACGATTCGACAACACACTTCGAGACCACCGTCATCGATGTGATGGAGATGTACACCAAGATTACTGGAAAG GTTCTTGATTTATCGGTGGACCTGAGTGCTGCTAGTGCTGCTGAAGAATGA
- the LOC108462960 gene encoding guanosine nucleotide diphosphate dissociation inhibitor At5g09550 isoform X3 — MDETYDVIVLGTGLKECILSGLLSVDGLKVLHMDRNDYYGGESTSLNLMQLWKHFKGNDKPPEQLGTSREYNVDMIPKFMMANGSLVRILIHTGVTKYLNFKAVDGSYVYKKKKIYKVPATDVEALKSPLMGLFEKRRARKFFIYVQDYDENDPKSHEKLDLNKVTAKELISKYGLEDDTIDFIGHALALHNEDSYLAQPALNFVKRMKLYAESLARFQGGSPYIYPLYGLGELPQAFARLSAVYGGTYMLNKPECKVEFDGDGKVIGVTSEGETAKCNKVVCDPSYLSDKVKKVGKVARAVCVMSHPIPDTNDSHSAQVILPQKQLGRKSDMYVFCCSYAHNVAPKGKYIAFVSAEAETDNPEQELKPGVDLLGSVDEIFYDTYDRYVPTNDHQADNCFISALQSYDSTTHFETTVIDVMEMYTKITGKVLDLSVDLSAASAAEE; from the exons ATGGATGAAACATACGATGTGATAGTCCTAGGTACCGGCCTTAAGGAATGCATTCTCAGTGGTCTTCTCTCCGTTGATGGACTCAAA GTTTTGCATATGGACAGAAATGATTATTACGGTGGAGAGTCTACTTCTCTTAATCTTATGCAg CTTTGGAAACATTTCAAGGGAAATGACAAACCTCCAGAACAGCTTGGCACAAGCAGGGAATATAATGTTGATATGATTCCCAAG TTCATGATGGCCAATGGCAGTCTGGTTCGTATTCTCATCCACACAGGTGTTACCAAGTATCTTAACTTCAAGGCCGTGGATGGGAGTTATGTGtacaaaaagaaaaaa ATCTATAAAGTTCCAGCAACTGATGTTGAGGCACTTAAATCACCATTGATGGGGCTGTTTGAGAAGCGCCGTGCCAGGAAGTTCTTCATTTATGTCCAAGACTACGACGAAAACGATCCAAAATCTCATGAAAAACTTGATCTCAACAAAGTAACAGCGAAAGAACTTATCTC AAAGTATGGACTTGAAGATGATACAATTGACTTTATTGGTCATGCCTTGGCACTCCACAATGAAGATAGTTACTTGGCTCAGCCAGCTTTGAACTTTGTTAAGAGAATGAAG CTCTATGCAGAGTCTTTGGCACGATTTCAAGGAGGATCTCCTTATATCTATCCACTATATGGACTTGGAGAATTGCCTCAG GCATTTGCACGTTTAAGTGCTGTTTATGGTGGTACTTACATGCTCAACAAGCCAGAATGTAAG GTAGAATTTGATGGTGATGGGAAAGTCATTGGAGTAACTTCTGAAGGCGAAACTGCTAAGTGCAACAAAGTTGTTTGCGATCCATCTTATTTGTCTGATAAG GTTAAGAAGGTTGGGAAAGTTGCTCGTGCTGTATGTGTAATGAGCCACCCTATTCCTGATACCAACGATTCTCACTCAGCTCAGGTTATTCTGCCTCAGAAGCAACTCGGTCGTAAATCAGACAT GTACGTCTTTTGTTGCTCCTATGCTCATAATGTAGCTCCCAAGGGAAAATACATCGCTTTTGTTTCAGCTGAAGCCGAGACTGACAACCCTGAGCAAGAGTTGAAGCCTGGGGTTGACCTACTGGGATCCGTAGATGAGATATTTTATGACACTTATGACAGATATGTGCCCACTAACGACCATCAAGCTGACAACTGCTTCATATCTGCT CTACAGAGCTACGATTCGACAACACACTTCGAGACCACCGTCATCGATGTGATGGAGATGTACACCAAGATTACTGGAAAG GTTCTTGATTTATCGGTGGACCTGAGTGCTGCTAGTGCTGCTGAAGAATGA